The following coding sequences lie in one Candidatus Poribacteria bacterium genomic window:
- a CDS encoding DUF1028 domain-containing protein: protein MLLIPLSLLFHLSEPDLSNEKPVLSPVATFSIVGYDAETGDLGIAVQSKFFAVGSVVPWAEAGVGAIATQSWANTTYGPNGLKLLKSGLSAEQSLERLIADDPGRATRQVGIVDAEGNVANYTGDECNAWAGAVSSKHYTAQGNILAGEDVVKAMGKAFEETEGELADKLMAALFAGQEKGGDTRGQQSAAILVVRKQSGYGGFNDRYIDLRVDDSERPIEALQRLLEIHKKLMPR from the coding sequence ATGCTTTTAATACCACTGAGTCTTTTGTTCCACCTTTCCGAACCCGATCTATCTAACGAAAAACCTGTTCTGTCTCCTGTTGCGACGTTTTCAATTGTCGGATATGATGCGGAAACGGGTGATCTTGGGATCGCCGTACAATCCAAATTTTTCGCTGTTGGCTCGGTTGTACCGTGGGCTGAAGCCGGTGTTGGCGCGATTGCGACCCAATCTTGGGCAAATACGACTTATGGACCTAACGGTTTGAAACTGCTCAAAAGTGGTCTTTCGGCGGAACAGAGTTTGGAACGTCTCATCGCAGATGACCCTGGACGTGCAACGCGGCAGGTAGGTATCGTTGATGCAGAAGGAAACGTTGCTAACTATACAGGCGATGAATGTAACGCATGGGCAGGTGCTGTTTCAAGTAAACATTACACAGCTCAAGGCAACATCCTCGCGGGTGAAGATGTTGTTAAGGCGATGGGTAAAGCCTTTGAGGAAACGGAAGGTGAACTCGCAGATAAATTAATGGCTGCACTCTTTGCTGGACAAGAAAAAGGTGGGGATACACGCGGTCAGCAGTCCGCGGCTATACTCGTCGTTCGAAAACAGAGCGGTTACGGCGGTTTCAATGACCGGTATATCGACCTACGCGTGGATGATTCCGAGAGACCGATTGAAGCACTTCAGCGGTTATTGGAGATTCACAAAAAATTGATGCCTCGATAA
- the murA gene encoding UDP-N-acetylglucosamine 1-carboxyvinyltransferase, producing the protein MEKLIIKGGTRLEGTIPVSGCKNAVLPIAVAAAILGDGVSVLHNVPNLTDVATLRAVLEGLGATIKFKNSSLYIEPINHLEYEAPYELVRKMRASIYVLGPLVAKLGKAKVSFPGGCAIGPRPIDLHIRGLEHLGAEVRVEKGYIYAQAKRLTGTEMYLTGQHGPSVGATANVLMAATLAQGRTVIRGAACEPHISDLACFLKAMGADIEGIGTSVLTIRGVKQLRGTEHTVISDDIEAGTFIVAGAITRGDVYVEGITQQQIPAISETIVEAGVELDWDTNGVRVTTPREIRGIDVSTAPFPGFPTDMQAQIMGMLCLASGTSIINENVHTDRFIHAAELNRMGADIMLDGGKAIINGVPNFSGAPVMASDLRAGAVLVAAGMAASGETVVSRVYHIDRGYESIEKKLNNVGANIKRVDA; encoded by the coding sequence ATGGAAAAATTAATAATCAAAGGCGGTACCAGACTCGAAGGGACAATCCCGGTCAGTGGTTGCAAAAACGCTGTGCTGCCGATTGCAGTTGCTGCTGCGATTCTCGGTGACGGTGTTAGTGTACTCCATAACGTGCCGAACTTAACAGATGTGGCAACCCTCCGCGCAGTATTGGAAGGGTTGGGTGCTACAATAAAATTTAAAAATTCATCACTCTATATTGAACCAATAAACCACTTGGAGTACGAAGCACCTTACGAACTCGTGCGAAAAATGCGGGCATCCATCTATGTGTTGGGTCCGCTTGTTGCCAAGCTTGGCAAAGCCAAAGTATCGTTTCCGGGCGGATGCGCAATCGGTCCGCGCCCGATTGACTTACACATTCGTGGCTTGGAGCATCTGGGTGCGGAAGTGAGGGTAGAAAAGGGGTATATATACGCGCAAGCAAAACGCTTAACCGGCACAGAGATGTATCTTACAGGTCAACACGGACCGAGTGTCGGTGCGACAGCCAACGTTCTGATGGCCGCGACGTTAGCACAAGGGAGGACTGTCATCCGTGGCGCAGCATGTGAACCCCATATCTCCGATCTCGCCTGTTTCCTCAAGGCAATGGGGGCAGATATTGAAGGTATCGGTACATCTGTTCTAACGATTCGTGGGGTCAAACAGCTCCGTGGGACTGAACACACCGTCATCTCTGACGACATTGAGGCGGGCACTTTTATTGTCGCAGGTGCGATTACGAGAGGCGATGTTTATGTTGAGGGGATTACTCAGCAGCAAATTCCGGCTATTTCAGAGACAATCGTTGAGGCAGGCGTTGAATTAGATTGGGATACTAACGGCGTGCGCGTCACAACCCCTCGCGAGATAAGGGGCATTGATGTTTCTACGGCTCCATTTCCGGGTTTTCCGACGGATATGCAAGCGCAAATCATGGGCATGCTCTGCCTGGCATCAGGCACCAGTATTATCAACGAAAATGTCCACACAGACCGGTTTATCCATGCAGCGGAGCTCAATCGGATGGGTGCGGATATCATGCTTGATGGTGGCAAAGCGATAATCAATGGTGTTCCGAACTTCAGTGGTGCGCCTGTCATGGCTTCCGATTTACGTGCTGGTGCGGTATTGGTTGCGGCAGGGATGGCAGCCTCAGGTGAAACCGTCGTCTCGCGGGTGTATCATATTGACCGTGGGTATGAGTCTATAGAGAAAAAACTGAATAACGTCGGTGCGAATATTAAGCGGGTTGACGCGTAA
- a CDS encoding aldo/keto reductase — translation MEYVNFGKAGVKVSPLALGLGLRGQGDADDAQRLIEHAIDSGINLIDCANIYGLMDDRANIGRSEEVLGKAIQGKRDDVVITSKVFSQIGPGPNDAGLSRYHIMREVERSLTRLNTDHIDVYLIHAPDETTPQEETVRAMDDLVRSGKVRYIGCCNHQAWQACKALWIADRINATPYMCIQNMYNLLNRDMETELFGLVREEGLGVMAYSPLAVGLLSGVYSPDEPPPEGTLWGTRLRDEFLQRMSGATGQVILTLKRLAAELGKTPAQLAVAWVLSHPEVTVAISGSDTIEQLDDTLGGVGWELDAAVRDELDEVSRSFVRLIAPPA, via the coding sequence ATGGAATATGTTAATTTTGGAAAAGCAGGGGTTAAAGTGAGTCCGTTGGCGTTAGGCTTAGGACTCAGAGGACAAGGTGATGCAGATGATGCCCAAAGACTCATTGAACACGCCATCGATTCTGGTATCAACCTTATTGATTGCGCCAATATCTATGGACTTATGGACGATCGCGCCAATATCGGTCGCTCCGAGGAGGTTCTCGGTAAAGCAATTCAGGGTAAACGAGATGACGTTGTGATTACCTCAAAGGTCTTCAGTCAGATCGGTCCAGGTCCAAATGATGCCGGTTTGTCGCGCTACCATATCATGCGGGAGGTAGAACGTTCCCTAACGCGTCTGAACACCGATCATATTGATGTCTATCTTATCCACGCGCCCGATGAAACGACACCGCAAGAAGAAACCGTTCGCGCAATGGACGATCTGGTACGTTCGGGTAAGGTACGCTATATCGGTTGCTGTAATCATCAAGCATGGCAGGCGTGTAAGGCACTCTGGATTGCTGATAGGATTAACGCAACGCCCTATATGTGTATTCAGAACATGTATAACCTCTTAAATCGGGATATGGAAACCGAATTGTTCGGCTTGGTGCGTGAGGAAGGGTTAGGGGTTATGGCTTATAGTCCATTAGCCGTTGGTCTGTTAAGCGGGGTCTATTCTCCAGATGAACCGCCTCCCGAAGGCACTTTATGGGGAACACGCCTCCGTGATGAATTTTTGCAACGAATGAGCGGCGCAACTGGTCAGGTGATATTGACGCTTAAGCGGCTCGCAGCGGAGTTGGGCAAAACGCCTGCCCAACTCGCTGTCGCGTGGGTGTTGTCGCATCCGGAAGTCACAGTCGCAATCAGTGGCAGCGATACGATTGAACAACTCGACGATACACTCGGCGGTGTCGGTTGGGAACTCGATGCAGCGGTACGGGATGAACTGGATGAGGTTTCCCGTTCATTTGTCCGTCTCATCGCACCACCGGCTTAA
- a CDS encoding Gfo/Idh/MocA family oxidoreductase — protein sequence MADKTYRVGIIGCGGMGRSHANNWTNTGRAEVVTASDISEASAAKFAEEFGLPTHYTDFGEMCEKENLDIVSITTWQSVRAEPTIAAAESGVLGVITEKPMAASVGDAQDMMDACEKHNVKLVVGHQRRFSPQNCEARRLIQEGAIGQPQAMLRRDGHGLLNRGTHEVDEMRFILGDPDPLWLIGQAARKTDRWERRVRTEDLCMAEICFEGGIRGIYESDLPEPGLRGDAVYGDDGQLRRGGDGTIELLNSKAAGWQTIEPRQSEPNQFNEMLAWIEGDVDEHRNAGRHGLCTIEILMAIYESLRIQDVVTFPLTTRPNPLDLLVEGGKLPVFVEGRYDIRAPFPEEKK from the coding sequence ATGGCAGACAAAACATATCGTGTCGGAATTATTGGATGTGGTGGTATGGGACGTTCCCATGCAAATAATTGGACCAATACCGGTCGTGCCGAGGTGGTCACCGCTTCGGATATCAGCGAAGCATCCGCCGCGAAATTCGCTGAAGAATTCGGACTTCCAACCCACTATACCGATTTCGGTGAAATGTGCGAGAAAGAAAATTTGGACATCGTCAGTATCACCACGTGGCAGAGCGTTCGCGCCGAACCAACAATCGCCGCTGCTGAAAGCGGAGTCTTAGGTGTTATTACCGAGAAACCGATGGCGGCTTCCGTCGGCGATGCCCAGGACATGATGGATGCTTGTGAGAAGCACAACGTGAAATTGGTTGTCGGGCACCAACGCCGGTTCAGTCCACAAAATTGCGAGGCACGCCGACTCATCCAAGAAGGCGCAATCGGCCAACCACAAGCCATGCTCCGTCGCGACGGACACGGATTGCTGAACCGTGGAACGCACGAAGTTGACGAAATGCGTTTTATTCTTGGAGATCCAGATCCGTTATGGCTCATTGGTCAGGCAGCACGGAAAACCGACCGTTGGGAACGCCGGGTCAGGACCGAAGACCTCTGTATGGCAGAAATCTGCTTTGAAGGCGGGATCCGCGGTATCTACGAAAGCGATTTGCCAGAACCGGGACTGCGAGGCGATGCAGTTTATGGGGATGATGGACAGCTGCGCCGTGGTGGCGATGGCACAATTGAACTCTTGAACAGCAAAGCCGCTGGGTGGCAGACCATCGAACCCCGACAAAGTGAACCGAATCAATTTAACGAAATGTTAGCATGGATTGAAGGCGATGTTGATGAACACCGCAACGCTGGCAGACACGGGCTTTGCACGATAGAAATCCTGATGGCGATTTACGAATCTTTGCGCATTCAGGACGTCGTAACTTTCCCCTTAACAACGCGCCCGAACCCGCTTGACCTATTGGTTGAAGGCGGTAAGCTGCCTGTGTTTGTTGAAGGACGTTATGACATCCGTGCCCCGTTCCCAGAAGAAAAGAAGTAG
- a CDS encoding phytanoyl-CoA dioxygenase family protein, producing the protein MNNPATSERTDIIQIPYPSDLYRFDTAAEGISGGFSAVTETDIEYFHQYGYLVINDAFSPTEVKDALAGMVHLMDGNDPDFRAIQFEPKLAKEKDEMEDQERRDAIRKIFRFVDHEPRLNALAAHSGLLGVLEQIMGDTPELFQDMALVKPPRHGSEKPWHQDCAYFNLPEGTTVVGVWIALDEATPENGCLHIIPGSNNEGPMIHFKRRDWQICDTDVPVGRDTMVPLKPGGCLFWHGLTHHGSPVNQSEQRRRALQFHYKPASAGEVTTQERLAVYGSDGKDVDC; encoded by the coding sequence ATGAACAATCCAGCGACAAGTGAACGGACAGACATCATCCAGATTCCGTATCCATCCGATCTTTACCGTTTTGACACCGCTGCCGAAGGGATTTCTGGTGGATTTTCAGCCGTAACCGAGACAGATATTGAATACTTTCATCAATACGGTTATCTCGTCATCAACGATGCCTTCAGTCCTACGGAAGTTAAGGATGCCCTGGCGGGCATGGTTCATCTCATGGATGGAAACGATCCCGACTTCCGGGCAATTCAATTTGAACCGAAACTCGCCAAAGAGAAAGACGAGATGGAAGACCAAGAGCGCCGTGATGCTATCAGAAAAATCTTCCGTTTTGTGGACCACGAACCGCGCCTGAACGCGCTGGCAGCGCATTCAGGATTGCTTGGTGTCCTCGAACAGATTATGGGAGATACGCCCGAACTGTTTCAAGATATGGCACTCGTTAAACCGCCGCGCCACGGGTCGGAAAAGCCGTGGCATCAGGATTGTGCGTATTTTAACTTGCCGGAGGGAACAACGGTCGTCGGTGTATGGATCGCGTTAGATGAAGCAACACCGGAAAATGGATGCTTGCACATTATTCCGGGTTCAAATAACGAGGGGCCAATGATCCATTTCAAACGCCGCGATTGGCAGATCTGCGATACCGATGTCCCTGTTGGGCGTGATACGATGGTGCCGCTGAAGCCGGGTGGTTGTCTCTTCTGGCATGGATTGACGCATCACGGCAGCCCTGTTAATCAGTCTGAGCAGCGGCGGCGTGCGCTACAGTTCCATTACAAACCGGCAAGTGCTGGCGAAGTTACAACACAGGAACGTTTAGCGGTTTATGGCAGTGATGGGAAAGATGTAGATTGCTGA
- a CDS encoding sodium:calcium antiporter, with translation MEQWIEHLIIGLPSLALFLIIAVTLYTLGKGADWLVDEAVALSTRWGLGKAVIGATIVSVGTTTPEAAVSVLSALQGKPGLALGNAVGSIICDTGLIIGLASLIAPLPLNRQLASRLSNVQVGAGILLVAACFPWASPAKVFTQGGVLAQFVGVVFVVLLALYIWQSIRWAGSTPSDAESTEEGNGEAGGAFGTLIKLIGSIAIIVVSAQILIPAVSIMAERIGVPKHIISATLVAFGTSLPELVTAITAVRRGHGELAVGNIIGADILNVLFVAGVSAAATQGGLQADGQFFQFLFPAMLFILIVFRCGIFVSGDQLKRPFGIVLVATWLLVTILSYVLSIEMH, from the coding sequence ATGGAACAATGGATTGAACATCTTATTATTGGGTTACCCAGTCTGGCACTTTTTTTGATAATTGCGGTGACGCTTTACACGCTCGGTAAAGGCGCGGATTGGCTTGTTGATGAAGCCGTAGCCTTGTCAACACGGTGGGGCTTAGGCAAAGCGGTCATCGGTGCGACAATTGTGAGCGTCGGCACAACGACACCAGAGGCAGCTGTCTCTGTCCTCTCGGCACTACAAGGCAAACCGGGGCTTGCACTCGGTAACGCCGTCGGCTCAATTATTTGTGATACGGGACTTATCATCGGCTTGGCATCTCTAATAGCACCGTTACCGCTTAACCGTCAGTTGGCATCACGATTGTCAAATGTGCAAGTAGGTGCTGGCATCCTTCTTGTGGCGGCCTGCTTTCCGTGGGCATCTCCGGCGAAAGTCTTTACGCAAGGTGGCGTTTTGGCACAATTCGTAGGTGTCGTCTTTGTTGTACTGCTGGCATTGTATATTTGGCAGTCCATCCGATGGGCAGGTTCAACACCATCAGATGCTGAAAGCACAGAAGAAGGAAATGGAGAAGCAGGAGGTGCATTCGGAACACTGATTAAACTTATCGGGTCAATCGCTATCATTGTGGTCTCGGCACAAATCCTGATTCCAGCCGTGAGTATCATGGCGGAACGGATTGGCGTGCCGAAACATATTATTTCGGCGACGCTCGTTGCATTTGGCACATCGCTCCCGGAACTGGTGACAGCGATAACAGCAGTCAGACGTGGACACGGTGAGTTGGCAGTCGGAAATATTATCGGTGCAGATATCCTGAATGTGCTCTTTGTTGCCGGTGTCTCGGCTGCTGCGACGCAAGGTGGACTACAGGCAGATGGGCAGTTCTTCCAGTTCTTATTCCCAGCGATGCTGTTTATTCTGATCGTCTTCCGGTGCGGTATCTTCGTGTCGGGTGACCAGTTGAAACGCCCGTTTGGCATCGTGTTAGTCGCTACATGGCTGTTGGTGACGATCCTGAGCTACGTCCTTTCAATTGAGATGCATTAA
- the truA gene encoding tRNA pseudouridine(38-40) synthase TruA, protein MRNIKLVLEYDGTNYNGWQTQPNVPTVQATIENALTKLTKTPIQITGAGRTDSGVHAEGQVANFRTAAQMPLIAFQKGLNATLPRDIIVCSASEVPADFHARFSATSRRYRYTILNREYPSALSRQTSYFFPEEINVSKISDLCQTLIGKSDFSSFQKTGSDRINPVCEIYETHWWQKEPYIHFEIEADSFLRGMVRAIVGTVLTFNRKFLLASGAKNMKYEDAKTELFRILGAKDRSAAGMSVPAHGLSLISVKYKPHHF, encoded by the coding sequence ATGCGAAATATCAAACTCGTGCTTGAATATGACGGCACGAACTACAACGGTTGGCAGACACAGCCAAATGTACCAACAGTCCAAGCCACAATCGAAAACGCCTTGACGAAACTAACGAAAACTCCGATCCAGATCACAGGAGCCGGGAGGACAGATAGCGGTGTCCACGCGGAAGGACAGGTAGCGAATTTTCGGACGGCTGCGCAGATGCCACTCATCGCTTTTCAGAAAGGACTCAACGCCACACTACCACGGGATATTATTGTCTGCTCTGCATCAGAGGTGCCCGCCGATTTTCATGCACGTTTCAGTGCGACAAGTCGGCGATATCGGTATACGATTTTGAATAGAGAATACCCGAGTGCGCTTTCACGACAGACAAGTTATTTTTTCCCCGAAGAAATCAACGTGTCAAAAATAAGTGACCTTTGCCAAACTCTGATTGGAAAATCGGACTTCTCCTCTTTTCAAAAGACAGGAAGTGATCGTATCAATCCTGTCTGTGAGATTTACGAGACACACTGGTGGCAGAAAGAACCATACATCCATTTTGAAATCGAAGCCGATTCGTTTCTGCGTGGTATGGTCCGCGCGATCGTCGGCACCGTGCTAACTTTTAATCGCAAATTTTTGCTTGCAAGCGGCGCGAAAAATATGAAATATGAGGATGCTAAAACCGAGCTTTTCCGCATTTTAGGAGCCAAAGATAGGTCTGCAGCAGGGATGTCAGTCCCAGCACACGGATTGTCGCTCATTAGTGTCAAATATAAGCCTCACCACTTTTAA
- the hisD gene encoding histidinol dehydrogenase, whose product MLRIVQVRTAEAADLLSKLKARGKLTDESILKVVRRTLSDVQAEGDKAVVRYVRKLDAPRISVKELSVSREEIGEAYLEVPTEFIDAITQARTNIEKFHEKQLRTSWMSTEANGVLLGHLIRPLRRVGVCVPAISQLLVSSLLMNVIPATVAGVEEIAVCIPPMRNRDINPYMLVTASECGIQEIYKCGGAPAVAAMAYGTDTIPSVDKIVGPGNLYVQFAKKEVYGHVDIDKLAGPSEILVIGDGTADPDYVAADLISQAEHRGDSAAILVTPSVGFAEQVKAAIEVQGELLPRREELTEAFENYGAAFIVDDIAEAVALANEIAPEHLELHVENPFEWVGDVENAGAILIGPYSPEAVGDYIAGPNHVLPTGTAARYASPLSVDDFLKKTSLISYTKSALKAVTPAVVKLAEVEGLEGHAAAMKIRFEED is encoded by the coding sequence ATGTTGCGAATCGTTCAGGTGCGTACGGCAGAGGCAGCCGATCTGCTCTCTAAGCTGAAGGCGCGGGGTAAACTCACAGACGAAAGTATCTTAAAAGTCGTCCGTCGGACTTTGAGTGATGTCCAAGCGGAAGGCGATAAGGCGGTTGTTAGATATGTCCGCAAACTTGATGCTCCCCGTATCTCAGTAAAAGAATTAAGTGTGTCGCGAGAAGAGATCGGGGAAGCCTATTTAGAGGTTCCGACTGAATTTATAGATGCGATTACACAAGCGAGAACAAATATTGAAAAGTTCCACGAGAAGCAGTTACGGACTTCATGGATGTCAACGGAAGCCAATGGTGTGCTGCTCGGGCATTTGATTCGTCCGTTAAGGCGTGTCGGTGTGTGCGTGCCAGCGATTAGCCAGCTTCTCGTCTCTTCGTTGCTGATGAATGTCATCCCTGCTACCGTTGCGGGTGTCGAAGAAATTGCTGTCTGTATTCCGCCGATGCGAAATCGGGACATCAACCCCTATATGCTGGTTACCGCCTCGGAATGTGGTATCCAAGAAATCTACAAATGTGGTGGTGCCCCAGCCGTCGCAGCGATGGCTTATGGTACCGATACCATTCCATCTGTTGATAAAATTGTCGGCCCTGGGAATCTCTATGTCCAATTTGCGAAGAAAGAGGTTTATGGACATGTGGATATAGATAAATTGGCAGGACCGAGCGAGATTCTTGTCATTGGTGATGGTACGGCTGATCCAGATTACGTCGCTGCAGACTTAATTTCCCAAGCAGAACATAGAGGCGATAGTGCCGCGATTCTCGTTACGCCATCCGTTGGGTTCGCCGAACAGGTCAAAGCAGCGATTGAGGTTCAAGGGGAATTGCTACCTCGGCGCGAGGAGCTGACCGAGGCTTTTGAAAACTACGGTGCAGCGTTTATTGTTGATGATATAGCAGAGGCGGTCGCTTTAGCAAATGAAATCGCGCCAGAACACCTTGAACTCCACGTCGAAAACCCGTTTGAATGGGTCGGAGACGTTGAAAATGCGGGGGCTATCCTGATAGGTCCCTATTCGCCAGAAGCCGTTGGTGATTATATTGCGGGCCCGAACCATGTCTTGCCAACAGGTACCGCTGCACGCTATGCCTCCCCGTTAAGCGTTGATGATTTCCTGAAGAAGACGAGTCTTATCTCATACACAAAATCGGCTTTAAAAGCAGTCACACCGGCGGTTGTTAAATTGGCGGAGGTAGAAGGACTTGAAGGACACGCTGCCGCCATGAAAATCCGATTCGAGGAAGATTAG
- a CDS encoding RluA family pseudouridine synthase, which yields MKYETTVYHIKKEHSGTRLDRFLLHATEAMSRTYLQRLIRDGDVTVNDKVAKQPSYLLRDGDRVCLTLPPPRPLDTVAPESIPLDILHEDSHLIVLNKPAGMLVHPANGVNVGTLVNALLAHCTDLSGIGGIERPGIVHRLDKDTSGILVVAKTDVVHRGLSVQFEQHSITKQYVAVVCGIPAKTTGTIDARIARSRRDRRRMTVVETGGRHAVTHYEVLERYPKFALVQLTLETGRLHQIRVHLQHIGHPVAGDAVYGGEQRARNDADTAALKQTLAQLKRQALHARLLGFEHPATSENLTFSAPMPKDMQRVVNALRMYQINMVST from the coding sequence ATGAAGTATGAAACGACGGTCTACCACATCAAAAAGGAGCATAGCGGCACCCGTTTGGATCGGTTTTTGCTCCACGCAACTGAAGCGATGTCTCGAACCTATCTGCAGCGGCTGATTCGCGATGGCGATGTTACCGTCAATGATAAAGTAGCGAAACAACCGAGTTATTTGCTCCGAGATGGCGACCGCGTATGTTTAACACTACCACCACCTCGCCCTTTAGACACCGTAGCACCTGAGAGCATTCCGCTTGACATTCTTCACGAGGATAGCCACTTAATCGTTCTAAACAAACCTGCTGGAATGCTCGTTCATCCCGCGAACGGCGTGAACGTCGGGACGCTTGTCAATGCACTGCTGGCGCACTGCACCGATCTATCCGGCATCGGTGGTATAGAACGACCGGGGATTGTTCACAGATTGGACAAGGACACGTCTGGGATCCTCGTTGTTGCGAAAACAGATGTTGTGCATCGAGGTCTATCCGTACAATTTGAGCAACATAGCATTACAAAGCAATATGTTGCTGTCGTGTGTGGCATACCGGCGAAAACCACTGGGACGATTGATGCCCGAATTGCAAGAAGTCGGCGAGATCGACGGCGAATGACAGTCGTTGAAACCGGTGGACGGCATGCCGTTACGCACTATGAAGTTTTGGAAAGGTATCCCAAGTTCGCACTTGTTCAACTTACGCTCGAAACCGGACGACTCCATCAGATTCGCGTCCATCTTCAACACATCGGACACCCAGTCGCTGGAGACGCTGTTTATGGCGGTGAACAACGCGCGCGAAACGATGCCGATACAGCGGCGTTGAAACAGACACTTGCGCAGCTCAAGCGTCAGGCATTACATGCCCGACTGCTCGGCTTTGAACATCCGGCTACAAGCGAAAACTTGACTTTTTCAGCACCGATGCCAAAAGATATGCAGCGGGTCGTAAATGCCTTACGGATGTATCAAATTAATATGGTTTCAACTTAA
- a CDS encoding HD domain-containing protein, giving the protein MNYSQVLNELETLVNETFTLWEHNRVGFQWRHYTWNHTMRVRATSMELGRREGGDVKLLEVAGTLHDITKRYDGDFKTDDEGKRVFTPDGFWLNEPLTPAGQNIVTELYNKHNLHGKVHHESGAVITENILAMYDFEPAFVEAATAVVFAHLKPTNLTEENFKLLYNRIENQILYDADTMDPNVGYTGFFRNIHIHAYFALQRGNFDLEDYVRNLPRWINSKQEFVDKLLTESSRELAQGRQDRNQRLFLQMVDELEDMEINRKYGLLGIIEYFVSENEDPHFLNQLDHLTSEWLPQRKQWLAEEEKDASARDRAQSAIDRVDDFLTLMIRESKGEI; this is encoded by the coding sequence ATGAACTATAGCCAAGTCTTGAATGAATTGGAAACTTTAGTCAACGAAACCTTCACGCTTTGGGAACACAACCGTGTTGGTTTTCAATGGCGACACTATACATGGAACCACACGATGCGTGTGCGTGCGACGAGTATGGAACTCGGTAGACGGGAAGGCGGCGACGTGAAACTGCTTGAAGTTGCTGGCACGCTGCACGACATCACTAAACGATATGACGGTGATTTTAAGACCGACGATGAAGGAAAACGTGTCTTCACCCCTGATGGTTTTTGGTTAAACGAGCCGCTTACGCCTGCCGGTCAGAACATCGTTACGGAACTTTACAACAAGCATAACCTCCACGGTAAGGTCCATCACGAATCCGGGGCAGTTATTACTGAGAATATCTTAGCGATGTACGACTTTGAACCGGCTTTCGTGGAAGCTGCGACAGCTGTTGTTTTCGCACATCTCAAGCCTACGAACCTCACAGAGGAGAATTTTAAACTGCTCTACAACAGGATTGAAAACCAGATCCTCTATGATGCAGACACTATGGATCCGAACGTCGGCTATACCGGTTTTTTCCGAAACATTCACATTCACGCCTATTTCGCACTCCAACGCGGAAACTTCGATTTAGAGGATTATGTGCGGAACCTGCCGCGCTGGATTAACTCGAAGCAGGAATTCGTTGACAAACTTCTAACCGAATCCTCTCGTGAACTTGCCCAAGGGCGACAGGACAGGAATCAGCGGCTTTTCTTGCAAATGGTAGATGAATTAGAGGATATGGAGATCAATCGGAAATACGGGCTGCTCGGTATCATCGAATATTTCGTGAGTGAGAATGAGGACCCGCACTTCTTGAACCAACTTGACCACCTGACAAGCGAGTGGCTCCCACAAAGGAAACAGTGGTTGGCAGAAGAGGAAAAAGACGCATCAGCACGTGACCGCGCTCAATCGGCTATTGATCGCGTTGACGATTTTCTGACGTTAATGATCCGTGAAAGCAAAGGAGAAATTTAA